One Mesorhizobium sp. J428 DNA segment encodes these proteins:
- a CDS encoding biotin carboxylase N-terminal domain-containing protein → MIRSLLIANRGEIACRIIRTARRMGVATVAVYSDADANAPHVRLADRAVRIGGPLPADSYLNAGAIIEATSAAGADAVHPGYGFLSENAAFAEACVAAGLIFVGPPPTAIHAMGDKARAKRLMSQAGVPVVPGYEGEDQSPQTLAREAERIGFPVLIKAAAGGGGRGMRRVDRAGDFAAALESARREAENAFGDPSVLIEKLVIDARHTEIQVFADRHGNAIHLGERDCSAQRRHQKIVEEAPSPFVTPALRLAMGADAVRAARAVGYEGAGTVEFIVAQDGTYHFLEMNTRLQVEHPVTEMVTGLDLVEWQLRVASGEALPATQDEVSLRGHAIEARFYAEDPYDGFRPQSGQILRWRPTEGHGVRVDAGVAEDGVVTPYYDPMIAKVIAHAPDRAQAIDRLVAALHGSTLLGIATNRRFLIDLLSAEAFRQGEMTTGLIDRWIGEGAAILDAPQPAAFDFAIAAVALASRDGGSWFRSTGAANCPITLACGTDRLETEVRFERGRLVGVTVGGEAVAIEAVRLGDDDIAFSVEGVSRRAGFLFDGRDVHLDRDGTVFIFHEPDPLVRPPATKDPRRIVAPVSGVVRAVGVVAGQAVSVGDMIAMVEAMKMENALNAAIDGVVAALHVAEGAQVAAGQLIAEIEPDHG, encoded by the coding sequence ATGATCCGCTCCCTCCTCATCGCCAATCGCGGCGAGATCGCCTGCCGGATCATCCGCACCGCACGGCGGATGGGGGTCGCAACCGTCGCGGTCTACAGCGATGCCGATGCGAACGCCCCCCATGTGCGGCTGGCTGACCGGGCGGTGCGGATCGGCGGTCCGCTCCCGGCGGACTCATACCTGAATGCCGGCGCGATCATCGAGGCCACGAGCGCCGCTGGCGCCGACGCGGTGCATCCTGGGTACGGCTTCCTGTCCGAGAATGCGGCGTTCGCCGAGGCATGCGTGGCAGCGGGGCTGATCTTCGTCGGCCCGCCGCCAACCGCGATCCATGCCATGGGCGACAAGGCGCGCGCCAAGCGGCTGATGTCGCAAGCCGGCGTGCCGGTGGTGCCGGGCTATGAGGGCGAGGACCAGTCTCCGCAGACACTGGCGCGGGAGGCGGAGCGGATCGGCTTCCCGGTGCTGATCAAGGCGGCGGCGGGCGGCGGCGGGCGCGGCATGCGCCGGGTCGACCGGGCGGGGGATTTCGCGGCAGCGCTCGAAAGCGCCCGGCGCGAGGCCGAGAATGCGTTCGGCGATCCGTCGGTGCTGATCGAGAAACTCGTCATCGATGCGCGGCATACCGAGATCCAGGTCTTCGCTGACCGCCACGGCAATGCGATCCATCTCGGCGAGCGCGACTGCTCGGCGCAGCGCCGGCACCAGAAGATCGTCGAGGAAGCGCCGTCGCCCTTCGTCACGCCGGCGCTCAGGCTCGCCATGGGCGCGGACGCCGTGCGCGCGGCGAGGGCGGTCGGCTACGAGGGCGCCGGCACGGTGGAGTTCATCGTCGCGCAGGACGGCACTTACCATTTCTTGGAAATGAACACGCGGCTGCAGGTCGAGCATCCGGTGACCGAGATGGTGACCGGCCTCGACCTGGTCGAGTGGCAGTTGCGCGTGGCATCAGGCGAGGCCTTGCCGGCCACGCAGGATGAGGTGAGCCTGCGCGGCCATGCGATCGAGGCGCGGTTCTATGCCGAGGACCCCTATGACGGCTTCCGTCCGCAGAGCGGCCAAATCCTGCGCTGGCGGCCGACCGAGGGGCACGGCGTGCGCGTCGATGCCGGCGTGGCAGAGGACGGCGTCGTGACGCCTTACTACGACCCGATGATCGCCAAGGTGATCGCGCACGCGCCGGACCGGGCGCAGGCGATCGATCGGCTGGTCGCGGCGCTGCACGGCTCGACCCTTCTCGGCATTGCGACCAACCGCCGCTTCCTGATCGACCTCCTGTCCGCCGAAGCGTTCCGGCAGGGCGAAATGACCACCGGGCTGATCGACCGCTGGATCGGCGAGGGCGCTGCCATTCTCGACGCGCCGCAGCCCGCTGCGTTCGATTTCGCGATCGCCGCGGTGGCGCTGGCGAGCCGCGACGGTGGCAGCTGGTTCCGTTCCACCGGCGCTGCGAACTGCCCGATCACACTCGCCTGCGGGACGGATCGACTGGAGACGGAAGTGCGCTTCGAGCGAGGTCGGCTGGTTGGCGTCACCGTCGGCGGAGAGGCGGTCGCGATCGAGGCGGTGCGGCTCGGTGACGACGACATCGCCTTCTCGGTGGAGGGCGTGTCGCGTCGGGCCGGCTTCCTGTTCGACGGCCGCGACGTCCATCTCGACCGGGACGGCACGGTCTTCATCTTCCACGAGCCCGATCCTCTGGTGCGGCCGCCGGCGACGAAAGACCCGCGCCGCATCGTGGCCCCCGTCTCGGGCGTGGTCCGCGCGGTGGGCGTGGTCGCGGGGCAGGCAGTGAGCGTGGGCGACATGATTGCGATGGTGGAGGCGATGAAGATGGAGAACGCGCTCAACGCGGCCATCGACGGGGTCGTCGCGGCGCTGCACGTGGCCGAAGGCGCGCAGGTGGCGGCGGGCCAGCTCATCGCGGAGATCGAGCCCGACCATGGATAA
- a CDS encoding enoyl-CoA hydratase-related protein, giving the protein MADYETILAEESDGVLSLTLNRPAVKNAMSLAMVRELRAALAAAEAGGSVRVIVLRGAGGTFCAGGDIADMAKARAEPLVEGRPDPFAAVNRAFGEMLAEFARTGVAVVAAVEGAALGGGFGLACVSDVTIASRGARFGLPETSLGILPAQILPPLIERIGYGQTKRLAVVGGFIDIDEALSLGLVHEVADDLDTAVEACVRKILRCAPGALAATKGLIAEARLAPTGGIIDRAAELSAIALRSAEGAEGTAAFLEKRRPGWAVG; this is encoded by the coding sequence ATGGCGGATTACGAGACCATCCTCGCCGAGGAGAGCGACGGCGTTCTGTCGCTGACATTGAATCGCCCGGCGGTGAAGAACGCCATGTCGTTGGCGATGGTGCGCGAGCTGCGCGCGGCCCTTGCGGCGGCCGAGGCGGGCGGGAGCGTGCGCGTGATCGTGCTGCGCGGCGCCGGCGGCACGTTCTGCGCCGGCGGCGACATCGCCGACATGGCGAAGGCGCGCGCAGAGCCGCTGGTGGAAGGGCGGCCCGATCCGTTCGCGGCCGTCAATCGCGCCTTCGGCGAGATGCTGGCCGAGTTCGCGCGGACGGGTGTCGCCGTCGTCGCAGCGGTCGAGGGCGCCGCGCTCGGCGGCGGCTTCGGGCTTGCCTGCGTGTCGGACGTGACGATCGCGTCGCGCGGGGCGAGATTCGGCCTGCCCGAGACCAGTCTCGGCATCCTGCCGGCGCAGATCCTGCCGCCGCTGATCGAGCGGATCGGCTACGGCCAGACCAAGCGGCTGGCCGTCGTGGGCGGCTTCATCGACATCGACGAGGCGCTGTCGCTCGGTCTTGTGCACGAGGTGGCGGACGATCTCGACACGGCGGTCGAAGCCTGCGTGCGCAAAATCCTGCGCTGCGCGCCTGGCGCGCTCGCCGCCACCAAGGGTCTGATCGCCGAGGCGCGGCTGGCGCCGACCGGCGGGATCATCGACCGCGCGGCGGAACTGTCCGCGATCGCACTGCGCAGCGCCGAGGGTGCGGAGGGCACGGCGGCGTTCCTGGAGAAGCGCAGGCCGGGCTGGGCGGTAGGATGA
- a CDS encoding acyl-CoA dehydrogenase family protein codes for MHLTAEHENLRRTVAKFVDTEINPHLDAWEAAEEFPSHELFKKLGNLGLLGIKYDTEYGGLGLDFSYSMVMAEELGLCHAGGVPMAIGVHTDMCTPALNRFGSDHVKKNFLAPSIAGDVVGCLGVSEPGAGSDVSAAKTSARKDGGDYVITGQKMWITNGLKADWCCLLANTSDGPAHKNKSLICVPMDARGITKQKIHKIGMHSSDTAQLFFDEVRVPQANVIGQEGFGFTYQMLQFQEERLYSAASSIKGFDRLIDLTIDYTRDRQAFGKSILDNQVVHFRLAELRAEVELLRALTWSAIELYVSGKDVTKLASMAKLKTGRLARELTDACLQYWGGMGFTADNPVSRAYRDTRLVSIGAGADEVMLSIICKLEGTLPGTSNKAAKSH; via the coding sequence ATGCACTTGACTGCCGAACACGAGAACCTCCGCCGCACGGTGGCGAAGTTCGTAGACACCGAGATCAATCCGCATCTCGACGCCTGGGAGGCGGCTGAGGAGTTTCCGTCGCACGAGCTGTTCAAGAAGCTCGGCAATCTCGGCCTGCTCGGCATCAAATACGATACCGAATATGGCGGGCTTGGCCTCGACTTCTCCTATTCGATGGTGATGGCGGAGGAGCTGGGCCTGTGCCATGCCGGCGGCGTGCCGATGGCGATCGGGGTGCACACCGACATGTGCACGCCGGCGCTGAACCGCTTCGGGTCCGACCACGTGAAGAAGAACTTCCTCGCGCCGTCGATTGCCGGCGATGTCGTCGGCTGCCTCGGCGTCTCCGAACCCGGCGCCGGCTCGGACGTCTCGGCGGCGAAAACGTCGGCGCGCAAGGACGGCGGCGACTATGTCATCACGGGCCAGAAGATGTGGATCACCAACGGGCTGAAGGCCGACTGGTGCTGCCTGCTCGCCAACACGTCGGACGGGCCGGCGCACAAGAACAAGTCGCTGATCTGCGTGCCGATGGACGCCAGGGGCATCACCAAGCAGAAGATCCACAAGATCGGCATGCATTCCTCCGACACCGCGCAGCTCTTCTTCGACGAGGTGCGCGTGCCGCAGGCGAACGTCATTGGCCAGGAGGGCTTCGGCTTCACCTACCAGATGCTGCAGTTCCAGGAGGAGCGGCTCTATTCCGCCGCGAGCTCCATCAAGGGATTCGACCGGCTGATCGACCTCACCATCGACTACACGCGTGACCGGCAGGCCTTTGGCAAGTCGATCCTGGACAATCAGGTGGTGCACTTCCGCTTGGCCGAGTTGCGCGCCGAGGTCGAGCTGCTCAGGGCGCTGACCTGGAGCGCGATCGAGCTGTATGTCTCGGGCAAGGACGTGACCAAGCTCGCCTCGATGGCGAAGCTCAAAACCGGGCGGCTGGCGCGCGAGTTGACGGATGCCTGCCTGCAATATTGGGGCGGCATGGGCTTCACCGCCGACAATCCGGTCAGCCGCGCCTATCGCGACACGCGGCTGGTGTCGATCGGCGCCGGCGCGGACGAGGTGATGCTGTCGATCATCTGCAAGCTGGAGGGCACGCTGCCCGGCACCAGCAACAAGGCGGCAAAGTCGCACTGA
- a CDS encoding acyl-CoA carboxylase subunit beta, with protein sequence MPVLSSAIDTASPTFKANVEAMAAKLARVRELEERVRQNSAARRETFEKRGQILPRERVERLLDRGAPFLEISTLAGYRMHDDDGGRNIMGGGSIAGIGVVAGKRVVVTANDSGIKGGTIPPMGLKKALRCQEIALENRLPIVSLVESGGANLLYQAEMFVEGGRSFANQARLSAAGIPQIAIVHGSSTAGGAYLPGLSDYVVLVKGRSKIFLAGPPLVKAAIGEDASDEELGGADVHGRVTGLGEYVADDDVQALAIGRQIMRHLAWDEVAGGPRSVSAPVYDPDELLGIVPADDRTPFDMREVIARIVDRSEFLEFKAVYGSETVCGHAFVDGRPVGILANNGPIMPTGSTKAAQFIQLCDQSGTPLVFLQNTTGYMVGRQAEADGAIKHGSKMIQAVANARVPKFTFVIGGSYGAGNYGMCGRGFSPRFIFSWPSARTAVMGGEQAARVMEIVARGKAAREGGAVDEEALAKQSAMIRGGIEAQSDALFATARLWDDGIIDPRDTRAVLALCLAVAAEGERRELRANTFGVARM encoded by the coding sequence ATGCCGGTGCTGTCCTCTGCGATCGACACCGCCTCGCCAACCTTCAAGGCCAATGTCGAGGCGATGGCGGCGAAGCTCGCGAGGGTGCGCGAACTGGAGGAGCGGGTGCGGCAGAACTCGGCCGCGCGGCGCGAGACGTTCGAGAAGCGCGGCCAGATTCTTCCACGCGAACGTGTCGAAAGGCTGCTCGACCGCGGTGCGCCTTTCCTCGAAATCTCGACGCTCGCCGGCTATCGCATGCACGACGACGACGGCGGCAGGAACATCATGGGCGGCGGCTCGATCGCCGGTATCGGCGTGGTTGCCGGCAAGCGCGTCGTCGTCACGGCGAACGACAGCGGCATCAAGGGCGGGACGATCCCCCCGATGGGGCTGAAGAAGGCGCTTCGCTGCCAAGAGATCGCGCTGGAGAACCGGCTGCCGATCGTCTCGCTGGTCGAGAGCGGCGGCGCCAACCTGCTCTATCAGGCCGAGATGTTCGTCGAGGGCGGCCGTTCCTTCGCCAACCAGGCGCGGCTCTCCGCCGCCGGCATACCGCAGATCGCCATCGTGCATGGCTCGTCCACGGCGGGCGGAGCCTATCTGCCCGGCCTGTCGGACTATGTCGTTCTGGTGAAGGGCCGCTCGAAGATATTCCTCGCCGGCCCGCCTCTGGTGAAGGCCGCAATCGGCGAGGATGCCAGCGACGAGGAACTCGGCGGCGCCGACGTGCACGGCCGGGTAACGGGACTTGGCGAATATGTGGCCGACGACGATGTGCAGGCGCTCGCGATCGGCCGGCAGATCATGCGCCATCTCGCGTGGGACGAGGTGGCGGGCGGCCCGCGAAGCGTCTCCGCCCCGGTCTACGATCCCGACGAACTGCTCGGCATCGTGCCCGCCGACGACCGGACGCCGTTCGACATGCGCGAGGTGATCGCGCGGATCGTCGACCGCTCTGAATTCCTGGAGTTCAAGGCGGTCTACGGGTCGGAAACGGTGTGCGGCCATGCCTTCGTGGATGGCCGTCCGGTCGGTATCCTCGCCAACAACGGGCCGATCATGCCGACGGGATCGACCAAGGCGGCGCAGTTCATCCAGCTCTGCGACCAGTCCGGCACGCCGCTGGTCTTCCTGCAGAACACCACCGGCTACATGGTCGGCAGGCAGGCGGAGGCCGACGGTGCGATCAAGCACGGGTCGAAGATGATCCAGGCCGTGGCGAACGCGCGCGTGCCGAAGTTCACCTTCGTCATCGGCGGCTCCTATGGTGCCGGCAATTACGGCATGTGCGGCCGGGGCTTCTCGCCTCGCTTTATCTTCTCCTGGCCGTCGGCGCGCACTGCGGTGATGGGCGGCGAACAGGCGGCGCGGGTGATGGAGATCGTAGCGCGCGGCAAGGCCGCGCGGGAGGGCGGCGCAGTCGACGAGGAGGCGCTCGCGAAGCAGAGCGCGATGATCCGCGGCGGCATCGAGGCGCAGTCGGACGCGCTGTTTGCCACCGCAAGGCTCTGGGACGACGGCATCATCGACCCGCGCGACACGCGGGCGGTCCTTGCGCTGTGCCTGGCGGTCGCGGCGGAGGGCGAGCGGCGGGAGCTGCGGGCGAACACGTTCGGCGTGGCGAGGATGTAG
- a CDS encoding SDR family oxidoreductase, with product MTYRSILRQDCFSGQTIVVTGGGSGIGRCVAHELASLGAHVVITGRRQEKLDGVLAEIAEDGGSAEARAFDIRDEEAVKAAVASIVSARGRIHGLVNNAGGQFPAPMQSISKKGFDAVVANNLTGGFLVMREVYLQAMEAAGGAIVNTAADMWRGMPGMAHSGAARAGMVNLTKTAAYEWGPAGVRVNCVAPGWVASSGMDTYDGMTRALIPTLKKHVPLGRIGVEAEVSAVICFLLSPAASFVTGVTVPIDGGSPLGSALFPIGKGRGTEPFDGFHRAVVPDVLSGKDAG from the coding sequence ATGACGTATCGCAGCATACTGCGACAGGACTGTTTCAGCGGACAGACGATCGTGGTGACGGGCGGCGGGTCGGGTATCGGCCGCTGCGTGGCGCACGAGCTTGCAAGCCTCGGCGCGCATGTCGTCATCACCGGGCGCAGGCAGGAAAAGCTGGACGGCGTGCTGGCCGAGATCGCCGAGGATGGCGGCTCGGCGGAAGCGCGCGCGTTCGACATCCGCGACGAGGAGGCGGTCAAGGCGGCGGTCGCGTCGATCGTTTCCGCGCGCGGGCGGATTCACGGACTGGTCAATAATGCCGGCGGGCAGTTTCCCGCCCCTATGCAGTCGATCTCGAAGAAGGGTTTCGACGCCGTCGTCGCCAACAATCTGACCGGCGGTTTTCTTGTCATGCGCGAGGTCTACCTCCAGGCGATGGAGGCGGCTGGCGGTGCGATCGTCAACACGGCGGCCGACATGTGGCGCGGCATGCCGGGCATGGCGCATTCGGGGGCTGCGCGGGCTGGCATGGTCAACCTCACCAAGACGGCGGCCTACGAGTGGGGGCCGGCCGGCGTGCGGGTCAACTGCGTCGCGCCCGGCTGGGTCGCCTCGTCGGGCATGGACACCTATGACGGCATGACGCGGGCGCTGATCCCGACGCTGAAGAAGCATGTGCCGCTCGGGCGCATCGGCGTCGAGGCGGAGGTCTCGGCCGTCATCTGCTTCCTGCTGTCGCCGGCCGCATCCTTCGTCACCGGCGTGACGGTGCCGATCGACGGTGGCTCGCCGCTGGGTTCGGCGCTGTTCCCGATCGGCAAGGGCAGGGGAACCGAACCCTTCGACGGCTTCCACCGCGCCGTCGTGCCCGATGTCCTGTCCGGAAAGGACGCTGGCTGA
- a CDS encoding SCP2 sterol-binding domain-containing protein, producing MSVEDIAAKMKDKVAASGFDRSVKFDLKGEGVIVIDGTTVSTTDAPADCTITISLDDFKDLIAGELNPTAAFMTGKIKVAGDMSVAMALSQIV from the coding sequence ATGAGCGTGGAAGACATCGCCGCCAAGATGAAGGACAAGGTCGCCGCCAGCGGCTTCGACCGCTCGGTCAAATTCGACCTCAAGGGCGAAGGCGTCATCGTCATCGACGGCACGACCGTGTCCACCACCGATGCGCCCGCCGACTGCACGATCACCATCTCGCTGGACGACTTCAAGGACCTGATCGCCGGCGAACTGAACCCCACCGCCGCCTTCATGACCGGCAAGATCAAGGTCGCCGGCGACATGTCGGTGGCGATGGCGCTCAGCCAGATCGTGTGA
- a CDS encoding GNAT family N-acetyltransferase: MAHLLDRPIWTSLVSRHAALAEGGALAKRYPADMSAFAATGDETRESIAALGELAEPGGTLLLVQKDPLAFPHGFEPATQATLVQMVADAPVAFADDERIRPLGRADAADMLELATLTKPGPFSLRAQDFGPFWGIRENGRLIAMAGQRLGPNGLRELSGVCSHPDVQGRGLGRLMSLYGTRKIQEAGDTAFLHAYTTNAPAIRLYESIGFRLRETMNMAAIRRGD, from the coding sequence ATGGCGCATCTTCTCGATAGACCGATCTGGACATCGCTCGTCTCGCGCCACGCGGCGCTCGCCGAGGGCGGGGCATTGGCGAAACGCTACCCCGCCGACATGTCCGCCTTCGCCGCGACCGGCGACGAGACGCGAGAGAGCATCGCCGCGCTCGGCGAGCTCGCGGAGCCGGGCGGGACGCTGTTGCTCGTGCAGAAGGATCCGCTCGCCTTCCCCCACGGCTTCGAGCCGGCGACGCAGGCGACGCTGGTGCAGATGGTGGCGGATGCGCCTGTCGCCTTCGCCGATGACGAGCGCATCCGGCCGCTCGGGCGCGCCGACGCGGCCGACATGCTGGAGCTTGCGACGCTGACGAAGCCCGGGCCGTTCTCGCTCAGGGCACAGGATTTCGGCCCGTTCTGGGGCATCCGAGAGAACGGACGCCTGATCGCCATGGCCGGCCAGCGGCTCGGACCGAACGGGCTGCGGGAACTGAGCGGCGTCTGCTCGCATCCCGACGTGCAGGGGCGGGGGCTCGGGCGGCTGATGTCGCTCTACGGCACCCGCAAGATCCAGGAGGCGGGCGATACCGCCTTCCTGCACGCCTACACGACCAATGCGCCAGCGATCAGGCTCTACGAGTCCATCGGGTTCCGGCTGCGCGAGACGATGAACATGGCGGCCATCCGCAGGGGCGACTGA
- a CDS encoding MarR family winged helix-turn-helix transcriptional regulator, protein MTEDVVRALGYLCLGTRFRRIGERLQADTQKIIDGFGGAVQPALYPPLAAIDRLGPLGIGDLAEALGITQPGATRAVSELARMGLVTAQAPPDDQRRRVITLTEAGRQAVEEGKTMIWPRIEAAVADLCRDLPAGLLEQLASMEDRLAERPLQRRAEDPDDGASSR, encoded by the coding sequence ATGACGGAGGATGTAGTACGCGCGCTTGGCTATCTGTGCCTCGGCACACGCTTTCGTCGTATCGGCGAGCGGCTGCAGGCCGATACGCAGAAGATCATCGACGGGTTTGGCGGAGCGGTGCAGCCAGCGCTCTACCCGCCGCTCGCCGCTATCGATCGGCTGGGACCCCTCGGCATCGGCGACCTCGCGGAGGCGCTGGGGATCACGCAGCCTGGCGCGACGCGTGCGGTTTCGGAGCTGGCCAGGATGGGGTTGGTCACCGCGCAGGCGCCGCCCGACGACCAGCGCCGGCGCGTCATCACGCTGACCGAGGCCGGCCGACAGGCGGTGGAGGAGGGCAAGACGATGATCTGGCCGCGGATCGAAGCGGCGGTCGCCGATCTCTGCCGCGACCTTCCGGCGGGGCTTCTCGAACAACTCGCGTCGATGGAGGACCGGCTCGCCGAGCGGCCGCTCCAGCGGCGCGCGGAGGATCCGGACGATGGCGCATCTTCTCGATAG
- a CDS encoding NADAR family protein — protein MTYDRQWLEREFRAKAKLKFVFFWGHQPSKDGRLTPACFSQWWPSPFKVEGVTYPTAEHWMMAGKALLFGDDDAAKRIREAGGPRQVKELGRQVRGFNEMRWSAARRDIVTTGNLEKFRQNPALGSFLQSTGKAVLVEASPVDRIWGIGLAADDEHAENPLRWRGENLLGFSLMDVRDSLAGS, from the coding sequence ATGACCTATGATCGCCAATGGCTCGAACGGGAATTCCGCGCAAAGGCAAAGCTGAAGTTCGTCTTCTTCTGGGGCCACCAGCCTTCAAAAGACGGAAGGCTGACGCCTGCATGCTTCAGCCAATGGTGGCCTTCGCCTTTCAAGGTCGAGGGTGTCACTTATCCTACCGCGGAACACTGGATGATGGCGGGAAAAGCCCTGCTGTTCGGCGACGATGACGCAGCAAAGCGAATACGCGAAGCCGGCGGTCCCAGGCAGGTCAAGGAACTCGGACGTCAGGTTCGCGGCTTCAACGAGATGCGCTGGTCCGCTGCCAGACGCGATATCGTCACCACCGGAAATCTCGAAAAATTCCGCCAGAACCCCGCACTCGGCTCCTTTCTCCAATCGACAGGGAAGGCCGTGCTTGTCGAGGCGAGTCCTGTCGACCGGATCTGGGGCATAGGTCTCGCAGCGGACGACGAGCATGCCGAGAATCCATTGCGGTGGAGGGGCGAGAACCTTCTCGGGTTCTCGCTCATGGATGTTCGCGACAGTCTGGCTGGGAGCTGA
- a CDS encoding GNAT family N-acetyltransferase, with product MTAVPAPSIAFAFTIQTESARDIAAREALLDRAMGPGRKRKSSEKIRRGRLPSEGLAFVARGEDGRAAGTVRLWDVEAGDRCALLLGPLAVDPSLKSAGIGSALMKHAIAESARLGHGAILLVGDAPYYARFGFSAEKTDRLAMPGPYEKHRFLALELRDGALDGAQGVLKAAGRKSEAAKAALAA from the coding sequence GTGACCGCCGTGCCTGCCCCTTCCATCGCTTTTGCTTTCACAATCCAGACCGAATCCGCCCGCGACATCGCTGCCCGCGAGGCGCTGCTCGACCGCGCCATGGGCCCGGGCCGCAAGCGCAAGTCGTCGGAGAAGATCCGCCGCGGCCGTCTGCCGTCCGAGGGGCTCGCCTTCGTCGCGCGTGGCGAGGACGGGCGTGCCGCCGGGACGGTGCGGCTGTGGGATGTCGAGGCGGGCGACAGGTGCGCGCTCCTGCTCGGCCCGCTCGCGGTCGACCCGTCGCTGAAGTCGGCCGGCATCGGCTCGGCGCTCATGAAGCACGCGATCGCGGAATCCGCGCGCCTTGGCCATGGAGCCATCCTGCTGGTGGGCGACGCGCCCTATTACGCCCGCTTTGGCTTCTCGGCGGAGAAGACCGATCGGCTCGCCATGCCCGGCCCCTACGAGAAGCACCGCTTCCTGGCGCTGGAACTCAGGGACGGCGCGCTGGATGGCGCGCAGGGCGTGCTGAAGGCGGCCGGCCGCAAGAGCGAGGCGGCGAAGGCGGCGCTGGCCGCCTGA
- the odc2 gene encoding ornithine/lysine decarboxylase: MATQRILDFLATRRPAGPCLVVDLDVVADNFRAFEKALPESKIYYAVKANPAPEILRLLASMGSSFDTASVAEVEMAMDAGAPADRISFGNTIKKERDIARAYELGIRLFAVDCVEEVEKIARVAPEARVFCRVLTDGEGAEWPLSRKFGCVPAMAVDVLRHAKSLGLDAYGVSFHVGSQQTNLDAWDKALGDAKRVFATLADEGIVLKMVNMGGGFPTRYLKDVPAAQAYGQAIFDALSKHFGNQIPETIIEPGRGMVGNAGVIKSEVVLISRKSANDNVRWVYLDIGKFGGLAETMDEAIRYPIVTAHDGTETAPCVLAGPTCDSADVMYEKTPYPMPLSLTIGDEVLIEGTGAYTTTYSAVAFNGFEPLRAYVI, from the coding sequence ATGGCCACCCAGCGCATCCTCGATTTCCTCGCCACCCGACGTCCCGCCGGCCCCTGCCTGGTGGTCGACCTCGACGTCGTGGCCGACAATTTCCGCGCCTTCGAGAAGGCGCTGCCGGAAAGCAAGATCTACTACGCGGTGAAGGCAAACCCGGCGCCGGAGATCCTGCGCCTGCTTGCCTCGATGGGATCGTCCTTCGACACCGCGAGCGTTGCCGAAGTCGAGATGGCGATGGACGCGGGTGCGCCTGCGGACCGCATCTCCTTCGGCAACACCATCAAGAAGGAGCGCGACATCGCGCGCGCCTACGAGCTCGGCATCCGCCTCTTTGCCGTCGACTGCGTCGAGGAAGTGGAGAAGATCGCGCGTGTCGCTCCCGAGGCCCGCGTGTTCTGCCGCGTCCTGACCGACGGCGAGGGCGCCGAGTGGCCGCTGTCGCGCAAGTTCGGCTGCGTGCCGGCGATGGCTGTCGACGTGCTGCGCCATGCGAAGTCGCTCGGCCTCGACGCCTATGGCGTGTCGTTCCACGTCGGCTCGCAGCAGACCAACCTCGACGCCTGGGACAAGGCTCTGGGCGACGCCAAGCGCGTGTTCGCGACGCTCGCCGACGAGGGCATCGTGCTGAAGATGGTCAACATGGGCGGCGGCTTCCCGACGCGTTACCTGAAGGACGTGCCGGCGGCGCAGGCCTACGGCCAGGCGATCTTCGATGCGCTGTCGAAGCACTTCGGCAACCAGATCCCGGAGACGATCATCGAGCCGGGCCGCGGCATGGTCGGCAATGCGGGCGTTATCAAGTCGGAAGTGGTTCTGATCTCGCGCAAGTCGGCCAACGACAACGTGCGCTGGGTCTATCTCGACATCGGCAAGTTCGGCGGTCTCGCCGAGACGATGGACGAGGCGATCCGCTACCCGATCGTGACCGCGCATGACGGCACCGAGACGGCACCCTGCGTGCTCGCCGGCCCGACCTGCGATTCGGCGGACGTGATGTACGAGAAGACGCCCTATCCGATGCCGCTGTCGCTGACGATCGGCGACGAGGTGCTGATCGAGGGCACGGGCGCCTACACGACCACCTATTCGGCGGTCGCGTTCAACGGTTTCGAGCCGCTGCGGGCCTACGTCATCTGA